Proteins co-encoded in one Flavobacterium sp. M31R6 genomic window:
- the lepA gene encoding translation elongation factor 4 — translation MKHIRNFCIIAHIDHGKSTLADRLLGATQTVTAREEKAQLLDNMDLERERGITIKSHAIQMEYTYKGEEYILNLIDTPGHVDFSYEVSRSIAACEGALLIVDAAQSIQAQTISNLYLALENDLEIIPVLNKVDLPSANPEEVSDDIIDLLGCKLEDIIHASGKTGFGVENILAAIIEKIPAPKGVKDEPLQALIFDSHYNPFRGIEVIFRVKNGEIKKGQKIKFMATGNEYFADEVGTLKLNQVPKNVISTGDVGYLISGIKEAKEVKVGDTITDAKTPTTNMITGFEDVKPMVFAGIYPVDTEDYEDLRSSMEKLQLNDASLVFVPESSAALGFGFRCGFLGMLHMEIIQERLEREFDMTVITTVPNVSYLAYTKKHPEDAFVVNNPSDLPEPSRLDRVEEPYIKATIITKSDFVGNVMSLCIEKRGQITNQTYLTTERVELNFDMPLAEIVFDFYDRLKTVSKGYASFDYSPIGMRTSKLVRLDVLLNGQTVDALSALIHEDNAYNIGKKMTEKLRELIPRQQFDIPIQAAIGAKIIARETIKALRKDVTAKCYGGDISRKRKLLEKQKKGKKRMRQVGNVEIPQEAFMAVLKLND, via the coding sequence ATGAAACATATTAGGAATTTTTGCATTATTGCACATATTGATCACGGAAAAAGTACATTGGCGGACCGATTATTGGGGGCAACCCAAACGGTAACGGCTCGTGAAGAAAAGGCGCAATTGCTTGATAATATGGACTTGGAACGTGAACGTGGTATTACGATCAAGAGTCACGCGATACAGATGGAATATACGTATAAAGGCGAAGAATATATCTTGAACCTTATCGATACTCCGGGGCACGTGGATTTCTCCTATGAAGTTTCGCGTTCTATTGCGGCTTGTGAAGGTGCGTTGCTGATTGTGGATGCTGCGCAAAGTATCCAGGCACAAACGATTTCTAACTTGTATTTGGCACTAGAGAATGACTTGGAAATTATTCCGGTTTTGAACAAAGTGGATTTACCAAGTGCTAATCCTGAGGAAGTAAGCGATGATATTATTGATTTGCTTGGATGCAAGTTGGAAGATATTATTCATGCATCGGGTAAAACTGGTTTTGGTGTAGAAAATATATTGGCTGCGATTATTGAAAAAATTCCAGCTCCAAAAGGAGTGAAAGATGAGCCTCTTCAGGCTTTGATATTTGATTCTCATTACAATCCATTTCGTGGGATTGAGGTAATTTTCCGTGTAAAAAATGGAGAAATTAAAAAAGGCCAAAAAATAAAATTCATGGCTACCGGAAACGAGTATTTTGCCGATGAAGTTGGGACATTGAAATTGAATCAGGTTCCTAAAAATGTGATTTCAACAGGAGATGTTGGGTATTTGATTTCTGGAATTAAAGAAGCCAAAGAAGTAAAAGTGGGTGACACTATTACGGATGCCAAAACGCCTACTACCAATATGATTACTGGTTTTGAAGATGTGAAACCAATGGTGTTTGCTGGGATTTATCCTGTAGATACTGAAGATTATGAGGATTTGCGTTCTTCTATGGAGAAACTGCAATTGAATGATGCTTCTCTAGTATTTGTTCCTGAAAGTTCTGCAGCTTTAGGGTTTGGTTTCCGTTGTGGATTCTTGGGAATGTTGCATATGGAGATTATTCAAGAGCGATTGGAACGTGAGTTTGACATGACTGTAATCACTACAGTACCGAACGTTTCGTATTTGGCTTACACCAAAAAACATCCAGAAGATGCTTTTGTAGTTAACAATCCATCAGATTTACCAGAACCTTCTCGTTTGGACCGAGTGGAAGAACCTTATATTAAAGCGACTATCATTACCAAATCTGATTTTGTTGGAAACGTAATGAGTTTGTGTATTGAAAAACGGGGTCAAATTACCAATCAAACGTATTTGACAACAGAGCGTGTGGAGTTAAATTTCGATATGCCTTTGGCAGAGATTGTATTTGATTTTTACGACAGATTGAAAACGGTTTCTAAAGGATATGCTTCATTTGATTATTCTCCAATTGGAATGAGAACTTCAAAATTAGTCCGTTTGGACGTTTTATTGAATGGTCAAACGGTTGATGCACTTTCTGCGTTGATTCACGAAGACAATGCGTATAACATCGGAAAGAAAATGACCGAGAAATTACGTGAGTTGATTCCGAGACAACAATTTGATATTCCGATTCAAGCTGCGATTGGTGCTAAAATAATTGCCCGTGAAACGATTAAAGCCTTACGTAAAGACGTTACCGCAAAATGTTACGGTGGGGATATTTCCCGTAAACGTAAATTGCTTGAAAAACAGAAAAAAGGTAAAAAACGTATGCGCCAAGTAGGTAATGTGGAGATTCCGCAAGAAGCGTTTATGGCGGTATTGAAATTGAATGATTAA
- the dusB gene encoding tRNA dihydrouridine synthase DusB yields the protein MIKIGNIILPEFPLLLAPMEDVSDPPFRRLCKQHGADLMYSEFISSEGLIRDAIKSRMKLDIFDYERPVGIQIFGGDEEAMALSSKIVSTVNPDLIDINFGCPVKKVVCKGAGAGVLKDVDLMIRLTQAVIDSTHLPVTVKTRLGWDDSSINIDEVAERLQDIGVAALSIHARTRAQMYKGHSDWSHIARVKNNPRITMPIFGNGDIDSPEKALHYKNEYGIDGIMIGRAAIGYPWIFNEIKHYFKTGEHLAKPTVADRVEAVRNHLTWAMEWKGERLGIVETRPHYTNYFKGIHSFKTYKQKLVTLDRPEELFAALNEIEEAYSGYEVV from the coding sequence ATGATTAAGATTGGCAACATTATATTACCAGAATTTCCCCTACTGTTAGCACCTATGGAAGATGTGAGCGACCCTCCATTCCGCAGATTGTGCAAACAGCATGGTGCCGATTTAATGTACTCCGAATTTATTTCTTCCGAAGGACTAATCCGAGACGCCATCAAAAGCCGAATGAAATTAGACATCTTCGATTACGAAAGACCTGTTGGAATTCAAATTTTTGGTGGAGACGAAGAAGCAATGGCGTTGTCATCCAAAATAGTTTCTACCGTAAACCCAGATTTAATAGACATCAATTTTGGCTGCCCTGTCAAAAAAGTCGTTTGCAAAGGTGCCGGTGCCGGAGTTTTGAAAGATGTTGATTTAATGATTCGCTTGACACAAGCCGTTATTGATAGTACCCATTTACCTGTTACCGTAAAAACGCGTTTGGGTTGGGATGACAGTTCGATAAATATTGATGAAGTTGCCGAGCGTTTGCAGGATATTGGTGTTGCCGCTTTGAGCATCCACGCCAGAACCCGTGCACAGATGTACAAAGGCCATTCCGATTGGTCGCACATTGCCCGTGTGAAAAACAATCCGAGAATCACAATGCCTATTTTTGGAAATGGCGATATTGATTCACCCGAAAAAGCATTGCATTATAAAAATGAATACGGTATCGACGGAATAATGATTGGTCGTGCTGCAATCGGTTATCCTTGGATTTTTAATGAAATCAAGCATTACTTCAAAACCGGTGAACATTTAGCAAAACCAACCGTTGCCGATAGAGTTGAAGCCGTACGAAATCACCTTACTTGGGCAATGGAATGGAAAGGCGAAAGACTCGGTATTGTTGAAACAAGACCTCATTACACCAATTATTTCAAAGGAATTCATTCTTTCAAAACTTACAAACAAAAATTAGTTACCCTAGACCGTCCAGAAGAATTATTCGCTGCGCTGAATGAAATAGAAGAGGCTTATTCTGGATATGAGGTTGTTTAA
- a CDS encoding FtsX-like permease family protein, giving the protein MNFPLYIAKRYIFSKSKNNAINIINRIASMGIIVGAMALFVVLSVFTGLKEFSLSFTNDIDPDLKVSSTLGKSFFIVPKQEKEIAEIEGLASYSKVIEERVLFTFNGKQEVTFLKGVDSTFNTVSDYNKKLYNGQWLKPDTYQVVVGYGIAQKFSMGLLDYNNAFEVFVPKPGRGAIENPAQAFNKTDVFPVGIYAISEDLDSKYVFADLGLAQELLEYKSNQISSLEIKLKQGADESAVIEKLQSIFKNKITVKNKEQLNEALYKMLNTENIAVYLIFTLVIVVALFNLIGALIMMILDKKGNLKTLFNLGTGIKDLRNIFLLQGTLLSFFGGIIGLLLGVVFVLLQQQYELIMITPTLAYPVVFTMENVLIVMATIVTLGFIASLIASSRVSKKLLD; this is encoded by the coding sequence TTGAATTTTCCTCTTTACATAGCCAAGCGGTATATTTTTAGCAAAAGCAAAAATAATGCTATCAATATTATTAATCGTATTGCCAGTATGGGAATTATTGTGGGAGCCATGGCATTATTTGTCGTGCTCTCGGTTTTTACGGGGTTGAAAGAATTTAGTCTTTCGTTTACCAATGATATTGACCCTGATCTTAAAGTAAGCAGTACGCTTGGAAAATCTTTTTTTATTGTACCAAAACAGGAAAAAGAGATTGCGGAAATTGAAGGTCTCGCTTCTTATTCTAAAGTTATTGAAGAGAGAGTATTGTTTACGTTTAATGGAAAACAAGAGGTTACTTTTCTTAAGGGAGTTGATTCTACTTTTAACACCGTTAGCGATTATAATAAAAAACTATATAATGGACAATGGCTGAAACCGGATACTTATCAGGTCGTTGTTGGCTATGGAATTGCTCAAAAATTCTCGATGGGTTTACTGGACTACAATAATGCCTTTGAGGTTTTTGTTCCAAAACCAGGTAGGGGAGCTATTGAAAATCCAGCTCAGGCTTTTAACAAAACAGATGTTTTTCCGGTTGGAATTTATGCAATCAGTGAAGATTTGGATTCTAAATATGTGTTTGCCGATTTAGGTTTGGCACAAGAATTATTGGAATACAAGTCTAATCAGATTTCCAGTCTTGAGATTAAATTAAAACAAGGAGCTGACGAAAGTGCTGTTATTGAGAAACTCCAATCGATTTTCAAGAATAAAATTACCGTAAAAAACAAGGAACAGCTGAATGAAGCCTTGTATAAAATGTTGAATACAGAGAATATTGCGGTGTATTTGATATTTACATTGGTAATTGTTGTGGCGCTTTTTAACTTGATTGGTGCGCTCATCATGATGATTTTGGATAAAAAAGGAAATCTTAAAACTCTCTTTAATCTAGGAACCGGCATCAAGGATTTGAGAAATATATTTTTACTGCAAGGAACTTTATTGAGTTTTTTCGGAGGGATTATCGGATTGTTATTGGGTGTTGTGTTTGTGTTATTACAACAACAATATGAGCTGATAATGATAACTCCTACATTGGCTTATCCAGTGGTTTTTACAATGGAAAACGTACTTATTGTTATGGCTACTATTGTCACGCTTGGTTTTATTGCATCATTAATAGCAAGCAGCCGAGTGAGCAAGAAATTATTGGATTAA
- the rbfA gene encoding 30S ribosome-binding factor RbfA: METNRQKKIGGVIQKDLVDILQGEVRKNGITNLIISVSKVVVTTDLSVATVHLSIFPQEKAAETLVGIKANSTLIKHDLSQRVRLQLRKVPNLVFFIDDSLDYIEKIDNALKNQENPIENRDLLDKRRFQ; this comes from the coding sequence ATGGAAACAAATAGACAGAAAAAAATAGGCGGGGTTATCCAAAAAGATTTGGTTGATATTTTGCAAGGTGAAGTGAGAAAAAATGGAATTACGAATTTGATAATTTCAGTATCCAAAGTTGTCGTGACTACAGATTTGTCTGTGGCCACGGTGCATTTAAGTATTTTCCCTCAAGAAAAAGCAGCGGAAACATTGGTAGGGATTAAGGCTAATTCGACTTTGATTAAACACGATTTATCTCAAAGAGTACGTTTGCAATTGCGTAAAGTGCCTAATTTGGTTTTCTTTATTGATGATTCTTTGGATTATATAGAGAAGATTGATAATGCCTTGAAGAATCAAGAAAATCCTATAGAGAATAGAGATTTGTTGGACAAACGCAGATTTCAATAA
- the mce gene encoding methylmalonyl-CoA epimerase, which translates to MRKIEHIGIAVKNLEVSNLLFEKLFGAPAYKQEEVTSEGVKTSFFMNGPNKIELLEATNPESPIAKFLEKKGEGIHHIAFDVEDIFSEIQRLKSEGFTVLNEIPKRGADNKLVAFLHPKGTNGVLIELCQEIK; encoded by the coding sequence ATGAGAAAAATAGAACACATTGGCATCGCAGTCAAAAACCTTGAAGTATCCAATTTGTTATTCGAAAAACTATTCGGTGCACCAGCCTACAAACAAGAAGAAGTCACCAGCGAAGGCGTAAAAACTTCCTTCTTCATGAATGGCCCCAACAAAATAGAACTTTTAGAAGCCACCAATCCCGAAAGTCCCATAGCCAAGTTCCTTGAAAAAAAAGGAGAAGGAATCCACCACATCGCTTTTGATGTTGAAGATATCTTTTCCGAAATCCAGCGCCTCAAATCAGAAGGATTCACCGTCCTAAACGAAATCCCAAAAAGGGGAGCCGACAATAAATTGGTAGCTTTTTTGCATCCAAAAGGCACCAATGGCGTATTAATTGAACTCTGTCAAGAAATAAAATAA
- a CDS encoding AlpA family transcriptional regulator has product MNPQKIIEQLNEIKMMITKGNQFQKEIFTIKDLMNYTGFSDSTIHKLSAKKLIPHNKPTNGALFFDRVEIVEWIRKHKVYSDEEVLSKFSKQLKK; this is encoded by the coding sequence ATGAACCCACAAAAAATTATTGAACAGTTAAATGAAATTAAAATGATGATTACAAAAGGTAATCAGTTCCAAAAAGAGATTTTTACTATTAAAGATCTCATGAACTATACAGGCTTTTCAGATAGTACGATTCACAAATTATCTGCTAAAAAATTAATCCCTCATAACAAGCCAACCAACGGGGCTTTATTCTTCGATCGAGTTGAGATAGTTGAATGGATTAGAAAGCACAAAGTCTATTCAGATGAGGAAGTTTTGTCTAAATTTTCCAAGCAGTTAAAAAAATAA